The Betta splendens chromosome 7, fBetSpl5.4, whole genome shotgun sequence genome includes a window with the following:
- the LOC114859073 gene encoding uncharacterized protein LOC114859073 isoform X2 has product MGAVAHRGKMNRDSLEGSIQNLLSALYPPFEATAPTLLSQLFQIIDSRYRGDALRCLLDFLVPAKHILEAVQQAACAQYSDVLFLCEGWPLCLRDQVVIHLAPISPLLLRPGDFYLQVAPFCEQSARIVVCSLLAEEGLRVEVVEETPIPETSYPCIFSCEWLAEVNQGRHGSPLSRCLLASEQGVVRLPWERVALPSFVDVPQCAGSSMASVPPSHPHSPPPPRPLCPSPTRSFCLAPSLDSAAKLCPKTIESSILTSSSHSSTFSVETRICPAKHGIAVSLRLVDTSATSASGLVKAKETEAEHKPIGWVTPNMWDSRFTGTDASSKTAKTNTASSKCTAANANTKGLERSVQVPENAGPEPGDSSVSRSGRTGDAAADAEYIDVFQASLLFGTAHSGTGEEQISNEHKQMQRYPPRQAQMHPRAVELHGRAHMQPNAEIPPRAQVPVSDETAPHCSQLHHNHNDSCETSPCVRTVRFAEKPCTPCTRRRQVQDITKEQDMRCRYRDSYQAAIKNPVSFGQEQKGHMLALAEEDGDSFLCDGGQRPPGGETGDPRRDPPVSAAPCKESEEKRTAPCWKAGGVNGTSTEHGKNCGPEEQPGSEHYLHSATGSQTEAGAQMNTSTALSSSDGAKRSDAKPGPSGMKPQTGLPRRTSSTAPQSRREPASERRCSSLSTAVVETSERCELVLVEGQKVRRRGNTGVAAEIPQLHVVKCKNSTAFGLVSPKISRRRVVVPDVPQPSLASITSGCRMEDPSQPDQPAAAETQKILQAAPARPRPDHLPLGSPDPGAHPLVVGVAALTGGRDRAGRPVLELYGDHQGWRAEATSWDLFQMLLYFYSITRKEIRKGGMTLVFDARKTLPQPQLYKALMSAQEQTPHTISSLVLLVDKESVLRPEKCPGIQSDVVTSMKALFKLVEVSQLSARLGGTLSHRRCDWMELHQRLFPFVCNLHEASNLLLRAIRNLEEPRRTDTVQTVQQCMTEQRTLMRDVLEDHRLVRLQRDGGSILARLRKESDLKYPHCEHLSDAVDSVTSLYNSVEQQAHVLVQRSNMSLEQLEYLLQVREMEEHFTQMQQWFKVEGDRHLLEAESVNDSGDRMEQILNSFTAFLIEANDRRQHAMSLVSEAERLQGRGASYPETEAFRDLVCTFKSSLEDFLCRAEACGRELQIMVNVCDFCEQATALACECTDYLNQSPSRIHAMQDEHTCTNQPAQEQVQDPGPNSPSLCTSDISAAHGFVPAPTSLPSPGHDSSVLKTFQSRFLQFSPERFQEVKAQASTLQGSRGMRVWNAAWLTCQEARQQLQERLQDAEAFYHQRPDSGGCECHYVDVMSTNVQTSSPGGQSLVVQSTPGPRHPQWDGIVSGAVELDKRRPILGSDCSVIIQPQLHVGNTQESKVIPPSPHRTKKRQVNRARGERDAAALSRAHTVGCQWFPWGRGLGARSASQESCATGAATGSPAPPEPPQPPQARPPSACSHHGPPSCRILQEAQRFQISRHGSFCSEDSCASERAAAGGDGAPCCRHSSLPVGRYEGAFSRSSPQESASNALRLQRVLEELVFTEREYVRSLCYILTHYLPLLDRPDVPQDLRGKRGVIFGNLEKLYDFHSHYFLPELEACQRDAAMVARCFLRHSESFGLYALYSKNKPQSDALILHRRHDIFKRKQQELGDMMDLSSYLLRPIQRISKYSLLLQDMSALSASNGPDRTSADRERAEIQAATDMVRFQMRHGNDLLTMDAIQDCDVNLKEQGQLIRQDEFSVFFRKKKCVRRVFLFADLILFSKTKKTDVGNDVYVYKQSFKTSDIGMTHNSGLSPLCFEIWFRRRKREDTYTLKASSMDVKKAWTSDLEGLLWDQAAHSRELRIQERVFMGMCRQPFMDIQPSDAAICDRAVGCVLPGRRA; this is encoded by the exons ATGGGAGCAGTGGCACACAGAGGAAAGATG AACCGTGACTCTCTGGAGGGCTCCATTCAGAACCTGCTGTCTGCGCTGTACCCGCCCTTCGAGGCCACCGCTCCCACGCTCCTCAGCCAGCTCTTCCAAATCATCGACAGCCGCTATCGAGGAGACGCCCTACGCTGCCTGCTGGACTTCCTGGTTCCGGCAAAGCACATCTTAGAGGCTGTGCAGCAGGCTGCGTGT GCTCAGTACTCAGACGTGCTTTTCCTCTGTGAGGGCTGGCCGCTGTGCTTGCGTGACCAAGTCGTGATCCACCTCGCTCCAATCAGCCCGCTTCTGCTTCGGCCGGGCGACTTCTACCTCCAGGTGGCCCCGTTTTGTGAGCAGTCGGCTCGCATCGTGGTCTGCAGTCTCCTGGCGGAGGAGGGTCTCAGGGTGGAGGTCGTTGAGGAGACCCCGATCCCTGAAACCTCCTATCCCTGTATATTCAGCTGTGAATGGTTGGCGGAGGTCAACCAGGGTCGCCATGGGTCACCTCTCAGCCGGTGCCTGCTGGCCTCTGAGCAGGGCGTGGTGAGGTTGCCATGGGAACGGGTGGCCCTACCTAGTTTTGTGGATGTGCCACAGTGTGCTGGGAGTAGTATGGCCTCTGTTCCTCCTTCGCATCCTcattcaccaccaccaccacgcccTCTCTGTCCATCTCCAACTCGCTCCTTTTGTCTCGCTCCATCATTAGACTCGGCAGCAAAGCTGTGTCCCAAAACCATTGAAAGCTCAATATTAACGTCCTCCTCACATTCATCTACCTTCTCTGTGGAGACCAGAATATGTCCAGCGAAGCACGGCATCGCTGTCTCGCTCCGCCTAGTGGACACTAGTGCCACGTCTGCATCCGGACTGGTCAAAGCGAAGGAGACTGAGGCCGAGCATAAGCCCATAGGTTGGGTGACTCCTAATATGTGGGACAGCCGCTTTACCGGCACGGATGCGAGTTCAAAGActgctaaaacaaacacagcttccAGCAAATGCACGGCTGCAAATGCAAACACGAAGGGCTTAGAAAGAAGTGTTCAGGTCCCTGAAAACGCAGGACCAGAACCTGGAGACTCCAGCGTCAGCAGAAGTGGACGAACAGGcgacgctgctgcagacgcagagTATATCGATGTATTTCAGGCAAGCCTGCTTTTTGGCACAGCTCATTCGGGGACAGGGGAGGAACAAATATCAAACGAGCACAAGCAAATGCAAAGGTATCCACCAAGACAGGCGCAAATGCACCCGCGTGCAGTGGAGTTGCACGGACGAGCGCATATGCAGCCAAACGCAGAGATTCCCCCCCGAGCTCAGGTGCCGGTATCTGATGAAACCGCTCCTCACTGCTCCCAGCTCCATCACAACCACAACGATTCCTGTGAAACCTCCCCGTGCGTCCGCACCGTCCGCTTCGCGGAGAAGCCCTGCACCCCCTGCACGAGGAGGAGGCAGGTACAGGACATTACCAAAGAGCAGGATATGAGGTGTCGGTACAGGGACTCCTACCAGGCCGCCATTAAGAACCCTGTCAGCTTCGGGCAGGAACAAAAGGGCCACATGTTAGCGCTggcggaggaggacggcgaCTCCTTCctgtgtgatggaggacagAGGCCTCCAGGGGGTGAAACAGGCGATCCGCGGCGCGATCCCCCTGTCAGCGCAGCCCCCTGTAAGGAGTCGGAGGAGAAGAGGACCGCTCCATGTTGGAAAGCAGGGGGCGTAAATGGCACCAGTACGGAGCACGGGAAGAACTGTGGGCCTGAAGAACAGCCAGGATCCGAACATTATTTACACAGCGCCACCGGGTCgcaaacagaagcaggagcaCAGATGAACACCAGCACAGCTTTGTCAAGCTCAGATGGCGCCAAACGGTCCGATGCCAAGCCTGGACCTTCAGGGATGAAGCCTCAGACAGGGCTTCCACGCAGAACCAGTTCCACGGCGCCTCAGAGCCGGCGAGAACCGGCATCAGAGAGGAGATGCTCGTCCCTCTCCACGGCGGTGGTGGAAACCTCGGAGAGGTGTGAACTGGTCCTTGTGGAAGGTCAGAAGGTCCGGAGGAGAGGGAATACCGGCGTCGCTGCCGAGATTCCGCAGCTGCATGTGGTCAAATGCAAAAATAGCACAGCCTTCGGACTGGTTTCACCCAagatcagcaggaggagggtggtcGTTCCAG ATGTCCCTCAGCCCAGTTTAGCTTCCATAACCAGCGGATGTCGCATGGAGGACCCGTCACAGCCAGATCAACCTGCAGCCGCAGAGACGCAGAAGATCCTCCAAGCTGCTCCTGCTCGTCCCAGACCCGACCACCTCCCCCTGGGATCCCCCGACCCCGGAGCCCACCCTCTGGTTGTGGGAGTGGCGGCTCTCACAG GCGGTAGAGACAGAGCAGGCAGGCCAGTACTTGAGCTCTATGGAGACCACCAAGGATGGAGAGCGGAGGCTACGAGCTGGGACCTCTTCCAGATGCTGCTCTACTTCTACTCTATCACCAG GAAAGAAATCCGAAAAGGTGGAATGACGCTGGTTTTCGATGCGAGGAAGACCCTTCCTCAGCCGCAGCTCTACAAGGCCTTGATGTCGGCTCAG GAGCAAACTCCCCACACAATAAGCAGCTTAGTCCTGCTGGTGGACAAGGAGAGCGTCCTCCGACCAGAGAAATGTCCTGGGATCCAG AGCGACGTGGTGACGTCCATGAAAGCTCTGTTTAAGCTGGTGGAGGTGAGTCAGCTGAGCGCTCGTCTGGGCGGCACACTGTCTCACAGGCGCTGTGACTGGATGGAGCTCCACCAG AGACTCTTCCCATTTGTGTGCAATCTTCATGAGGCATCCAACCTGCTGCTAAGAGCCATCAGGAATTTGGAGGAGCCACGGAGGACGGACACTGTCCAG ACAGTGCAGCAGTGCATGACAGAGCAGAGGACTCTGATGAGAGATGTCCTGGAGGACCACAGACTGGTCCGACTGCAGAGGGACGGGGGGTCCATCCTGGCCCGACTGAGGAAGGAGAGTGACCTCAAATACCCACACTGTGAGCATCTCAG CGACGCCGTGGACTCTGTGACCAGCCTGTACAacagtgtggagcagcaggctCACGTCCTCGTTCAGAGGTCCAACATGTCACTGGAACAGTTGGAGTACCTACTGCAGGTCAGGGAGATGGAGGAACACTTCACCCAG ATGCAGCAGTGGTTCAAGGTGGAGGGAGACCGTCACCTGCTGGAGGCCGAATCCGTCAACGACTCTGGAGACAGGATGGAGCAGATCCTCAACAGCTTCACCGCTTTCCTTATCGAGGCTAAT GACCGAAGGCAGCACGCCATGTCTTTGGTGTCCGAGGCAGAGAGGCTCCAGGGCCGTGGGGCCTCTTATCCAGAGACGGAGGCTTTTAGGGATCTAGTCTGCACCTTCAAGTCCAGCTTGGAGGACTTCCTGTGCAGGGCAGAGGCATGTGGCCGGGAGCTGCAGATCATGGTCAACGTGTGTGACTTCTGTGAGCAG GCCACAGCTCTGGCTTGTGAATGCACTGACTACCTCAACCAGAGTCCATCCAGGATCCACGCTATGCAAGATGAACATACATGTACCAATCAGCCTGCACAGGAACAAGTGCAGGATCCTGGACCAAACTCTCCATCGCTCTGCACGTCTGACATCAGTGCAGCACACGGCTTCGTCCCAGCCCCAACAAGCCTTCCATCGCCAGGCCATGACAGCTCCGTCCTCAAGACGTTCCAGAGCAGATTCCTTCAGTTCAGCCCCGAGAGGTTTCAGGAGGTGAAAGCCCAGGCCAGCACCCTGCAGGGCTCCAGGGGGATGCGGGTTTGGAACGCAGCCTGGCTGACGTGCCAGGaggccaggcagcagctgcaggagagactGCAGGACGCGGAGGCGTTTTACCACCAGCGGCCGGACTCCGGTGGGTGCGAGTGCCATTATGTCGACGTGATGAGCACCAACGTTCAGACGTCTTCACCCGGGGGCCAGAGTTTGGTGGTGCAGTCGACGCCCGGCCCTCGGCACCCCCAGTGGGACGGCATCGTGTCAGGAGCGGTGGAGCTGGACAAGAGGAGGCCGATTCTGGGCAGCGACTGCAGCGTCATTATCCAACCGCAGCTTCATGTTGGAAACACTCAGGAGTCCAAGGTCATTCCACCGTCACCTCACAG GACAAAGAAGAGGCAGGTGAACCGAGCGCGGGGCGAGAGAGACGCCGCTGCTCTGTCTCGCGCCCACACCGTCGGGTGCCAGTGGTTCCCGTGGGGCCGCGGCCTCGGCGCCAGGTCGGCGAGCCAGGAGTCGTGCGCGACGGGAGCGGCGACCGGGTCGCCTGCGCCTCCGGAGCCTCCGCAGCCTCCGCAGGCCCGGCCCCCGTCGGCCTGCTCTCACCACGGCCCGCCGTCCTGTCGCATCCTGCAGGAGGCGCAGAGGTTCCAGATCTCCCGCCACGGAAGCTTCTGCTCGGAGGACTCGTgcgcgagcgagcgggcggctGCCGGCGGCGACGGGGCCCCGTGCTGCAGACACTCGAGCCTGCCTGTCGGGAGATACGAGGGCGCATTTAGTCGGTCAAGTCCACAGGAGAGCGCCAGCAATGCACT GAGGCTGCAGCGcgtcctggaggagctggtgttCACAGAAAGGGAGTACGTCCGCTCCCTTTGCTACATCCTGACCCACTACCTCCCCCTGCTGGACAGGCCGGACGTCCCCCAGGACCTGAGGGGCAAGCGAGGCGTCATCTTCGGCAACCTGGAGAAGCTCTACGACTTCCACAGCCACTACTTCCTGCCGGAGCTGGAGGCCTGTCAGAGGGACGCTGCCATGGTGGCCCGCTGCTTCCTCAGACAC AGCGAGAGTTTCGGTCTTTACGCGCTGTACAGCAAGAACAAACCTCAGTCCGATGCCCTCATCCTACATCGTCGCCATGACATCTTCAAG agaaagcagcaggagctgggggACATGATGGACCTCTCGTCCTACCTGCTCAGGCCCATCCAGAGGATCAGCAAGtacagcctcctgctgcaggacatGTCGGCCCTGTCCGCTTCAAACGGGCCCGATCGGACCAGCGCCGACAGGGAGCGGGCGGAGATCCAGGCGGCCACCGACATGGTGCGGTTCCAGATGCGCCACGGCAACGACCTGCTGACCATGGACGCCATCCAGGACTGCGAC GTGAATTTAAAGGAGCAGGGCCAGCTGATCCGCCAGGACGAGTTCTCCGTCTTCTTCAGGAAGAAGAAGTGTGTGCGCCGCGTTTTCCTGTTCGCGGATCTGATCCTCTTCAGCAAAACCAAAAAGACGGACGTTGGCAATGACGTTTATGTCTACAAACAGTCATTCAAG ACGAGCGACATTGGGATGACCCATAACTCAGGCCTGAGTCCTCTGTGCTTCGAGATCTGGTTCcgcaggaggaagagggaggacaCCTACACCCTGAAGGCGTCCAGCATGGATGTGAAGAAAGCCTGGACCAGCGACCTGGAGGGGCTTCTGTGGGACCAGGCTGCTCACAGCAGAG AGCTCCGCATTCAGGAGAGGGTCTTCATGGGAATGTGTCGCCAGCCCTTCATGGACATCCAACCCAGCGATGCTGCGATTTGTGACCGCGCAGTCGGCTGTGTCCTGCCTGGAAGAA GGGCCTAG